From Verrucomicrobiota bacterium, a single genomic window includes:
- the plsX gene encoding phosphate acyltransferase PlsX: MFAAATTRTIAIDAMGGDLGPAEIAEGIAIALKDRDFDSHFDEIIAVGDESLLFPALRSAGISGDKRIEVHHASEVIGMDEKPLQSLKRKPDSSMVQALGLVRDGRASALLSCGNTGSLMAGGTLRIRPLEGVERPALGTIIPTRTNSFILLDAGANPEPSSLQMCQNAILGANYAKVAIGVEKPRVGLLTIGTEEGKGSTRIQESHKMLKKMSDILDYTGLIEGFQVFESKVDVVVCDGFTGNVVLKVCESLFRMLSGYVKEELSANWVRKAGAALSMGAYKTIKAKLNPAQYGGAPLLGLKAPVLKAHGSSDRDSIAGALKIAIHALQQDMTKHIREDIETASSLFDVEDDESLPPAEKELASS, from the coding sequence ATGTTTGCGGCAGCGACAACCCGAACGATCGCCATCGACGCAATGGGTGGTGATCTCGGTCCTGCGGAGATCGCCGAGGGGATCGCGATTGCTCTGAAGGATCGGGACTTCGATTCTCATTTCGACGAGATCATTGCCGTCGGGGATGAGTCTTTACTGTTCCCAGCGCTACGCTCCGCTGGGATCTCGGGTGACAAGCGGATCGAGGTGCACCATGCCTCCGAGGTTATTGGAATGGATGAAAAGCCGCTCCAGAGCCTCAAACGCAAACCCGACTCCTCAATGGTCCAAGCTCTTGGTCTAGTGCGGGATGGCAGAGCCTCCGCACTGCTGAGTTGTGGGAACACGGGCAGCTTAATGGCTGGCGGCACGCTCCGCATTCGTCCTCTTGAGGGAGTCGAACGCCCTGCCCTCGGAACCATTATCCCAACCCGGACCAACAGCTTCATTCTCCTCGACGCAGGTGCGAATCCAGAACCCTCTTCCCTGCAGATGTGTCAAAACGCCATCCTCGGCGCAAATTACGCAAAAGTAGCCATTGGCGTAGAGAAACCGCGGGTCGGGCTGCTGACGATTGGGACCGAGGAAGGAAAAGGGAGCACTCGGATCCAAGAGTCACACAAAATGCTCAAGAAAATGAGCGACATTCTCGACTACACTGGGCTCATCGAGGGTTTCCAGGTGTTCGAAAGCAAGGTCGACGTAGTCGTCTGCGATGGATTTACTGGAAACGTGGTTCTCAAGGTCTGCGAGTCGCTCTTTCGCATGCTTTCGGGATACGTGAAAGAGGAACTTTCGGCAAACTGGGTCCGCAAGGCAGGAGCTGCACTCTCCATGGGTGCCTACAAGACGATCAAGGCGAAGCTCAATCCCGCTCAATACGGAGGAGCGCCGCTTCTCGGACTGAAGGCTCCGGTTCTCAAGGCCCATGGTTCCTCTGATCGGGATTCGATTGCGGGTGCGCTCAAGATCGCGATTCACGCCCTTCAGCAGGACATGACGAAGCACATTCGCGAGGATATTGAAACCGCTTCATCCCTCTTCGACGTAGAGGATGACGAATCCTTACCGCCCGCCGAAAAAGAATTGGCATCTTCCTAG
- the rpmF gene encoding 50S ribosomal protein L32 produces MAQPKRKQSKSRSRKRRGANQFKAPALATDNTDGSTFMPHRVNPANGMYRGRQVLDIEA; encoded by the coding sequence ATGGCCCAACCTAAGCGTAAACAGTCGAAATCCAGAAGCCGCAAGCGACGCGGCGCGAATCAGTTCAAGGCTCCTGCACTGGCCACCGATAACACGGACGGCAGCACCTTCATGCCTCACCGCGTAAACCCGGCAAACGGAATGTATCGCGGGCGTCAGGTCCTCGATATCGAAGCGTAG
- a CDS encoding CbiX/SirB N-terminal domain-containing protein: MSIGGSTKPLYLLVDNGSIRAESALALRRIAGDLAQSTGEDVRPASLAHSTRIDVAELGGEPAPILKETLLDPDFDDHRPVVILPFFVGNRGAIVELVEKTIRESIEERPGLNVSMAPFLFEEDGRGQETLALALAERIREKIDPKSDKEPTVVLVDHGSPRPVAAQVRNFVAGQVQALLKDEVAFVVPSSMERREGKAYAFTDPLLEEVLRRPRLRDNPIILAMFFLLPGRHAGDGGDVAEIREEAEKEFPALEIRTTELLGNHPVVLGALEKIIGEHKSSSNF, encoded by the coding sequence ATGAGTATCGGAGGTTCCACCAAGCCTCTCTATCTCCTCGTTGACAACGGCTCTATTCGGGCTGAGTCAGCATTGGCCCTTCGAAGGATTGCAGGTGATCTTGCACAGAGCACCGGGGAAGACGTCCGTCCCGCATCTCTTGCCCACTCCACCAGAATCGATGTAGCAGAGCTCGGAGGAGAACCAGCGCCGATCCTCAAGGAGACTCTTCTAGATCCAGATTTTGACGATCACCGCCCAGTAGTCATCCTCCCCTTCTTTGTTGGTAACCGGGGCGCGATCGTTGAACTCGTCGAGAAGACGATCCGCGAATCCATCGAGGAGAGGCCTGGTCTAAACGTTTCGATGGCACCCTTTCTTTTCGAAGAAGACGGTCGAGGCCAGGAAACGCTCGCTCTCGCTCTCGCAGAGAGAATTCGGGAAAAAATCGACCCCAAGTCAGACAAAGAACCTACCGTGGTTCTCGTTGACCACGGCAGTCCGAGACCTGTGGCAGCCCAGGTGCGCAATTTTGTTGCCGGTCAGGTTCAAGCCCTTCTCAAAGATGAAGTCGCCTTCGTCGTGCCGTCCTCTATGGAGCGGCGTGAGGGAAAAGCCTACGCGTTTACCGATCCTCTACTCGAAGAAGTGCTCAGACGTCCTCGGCTTAGGGACAACCCAATCATCCTAGCCATGTTCTTCCTGCTTCCCGGTCGCCACGCAGGGGACGGTGGTGATGTAGCTGAAATTCGTGAGGAGGCAGAAAAAGAGTTTCCCGCTCTGGAAATCCGAACAACGGAACTGCTCGGAAATCACCCTGTCGTTCTTGGGGCACTGGAGAAAATCATTGGAGAACACAAAAGTAGTTCCAACTTCTGA
- a CDS encoding tetratricopeptide repeat protein, translating to MKEPEPTESPKPTPVEVVDRRHPDDAFDDPLHDWWVKNGKSIIGGAILAVVITAVVFGFRAYRTSQEEVVQAAYNAAVSTDTLSAFALDYAGHPLAGVAALQTANIAFQDGDWEQASEFYTVATTGLSGNPLEGKARLGLAMAQSKLGNNVEAVRILSALGNDENRLPADRIEASYFLALLSLEAGNLSEFEAWSTKVAELDSSGMWLSKLDYFADRVEIPVSDTSVAPAEQTTAEEVSQNAEPDLDAAAEIAPPTVPEPVPAPAIDDIPEVSEQAPDSIAESTPEAPSIPESEESDSAE from the coding sequence ATGAAAGAGCCGGAACCTACCGAATCCCCAAAGCCTACTCCTGTTGAAGTGGTCGACCGTCGCCATCCCGACGACGCGTTTGACGATCCACTTCACGATTGGTGGGTGAAGAACGGCAAATCCATTATTGGCGGAGCAATACTGGCTGTAGTGATTACCGCAGTCGTTTTTGGCTTCCGCGCCTATCGCACTTCTCAGGAAGAAGTCGTTCAAGCAGCCTACAACGCAGCGGTCTCTACGGACACTCTTTCCGCGTTTGCCCTCGATTACGCAGGGCATCCGTTGGCCGGAGTCGCTGCTCTCCAGACGGCAAATATCGCTTTTCAAGACGGCGACTGGGAGCAAGCTTCGGAGTTTTACACCGTCGCAACGACTGGCCTTTCCGGAAATCCTCTGGAAGGGAAGGCTCGACTGGGTCTCGCCATGGCCCAATCAAAACTGGGCAACAATGTTGAGGCCGTCCGGATCCTGAGCGCGCTTGGAAATGATGAAAATCGGCTGCCCGCCGACCGAATTGAAGCCAGCTATTTCCTCGCACTACTTTCACTTGAGGCAGGAAACCTTTCCGAGTTCGAGGCGTGGAGCACAAAGGTGGCCGAGCTGGACTCCAGTGGAATGTGGCTCTCCAAACTCGATTATTTTGCGGACCGCGTCGAAATACCTGTGTCCGATACATCGGTCGCTCCCGCTGAGCAGACCACAGCTGAAGAGGTCTCGCAAAACGCTGAACCAGACCTTGATGCCGCGGCAGAAATTGCACCGCCAACGGTTCCGGAACCAGTTCCAGCTCCAGCAATAGACGATATTCCCGAAGTGTCCGAACAAGCACCTGACTCGATTGCCGAATCTACCCCTGAGGCCCCATCGATCCCGGAGTCTGAGGAAAGTGACTCGGCAGAATGA
- a CDS encoding MBL fold metallo-hydrolase produces the protein MELVFLGTGTSQGVPMIAQAEGLCDLEDRRNWRTRCSAHIRMGEVGIQVDAGQEFRLQCIENKIPSVEYFILTHGHADHILGMDDLRRYCDMRDGEALPVYSTELGLQRVRAIYPYAVLDRAVVRGYPAFALSEMPKILEVPGGRVYSTLLPHGPIEVLGLVFERNGKRIAYYTDCSGIPDEALELARSAEVVVLDGLRSNPHPSHMTIDQAVEAAERIGGHQTFLTHMTCTVDHGPVDATLPEGVRLAYDGLRIEV, from the coding sequence ATGGAATTAGTTTTTCTTGGCACGGGGACCTCTCAGGGTGTTCCGATGATTGCGCAGGCTGAAGGGTTGTGCGACTTGGAGGATAGGAGAAACTGGCGAACACGCTGCTCCGCACACATTCGGATGGGCGAGGTTGGGATACAAGTGGACGCGGGCCAGGAATTTCGGCTCCAGTGCATCGAGAACAAAATCCCTTCGGTCGAATATTTTATCCTCACTCACGGTCATGCGGATCACATTCTAGGGATGGACGACTTGCGCCGCTATTGCGACATGCGAGATGGCGAGGCGCTGCCTGTTTACAGCACGGAGCTGGGCCTGCAGCGAGTCAGAGCAATATACCCCTATGCGGTTCTGGATCGTGCGGTGGTCCGTGGTTATCCGGCATTCGCCCTCTCCGAAATGCCAAAGATTCTTGAGGTTCCCGGAGGACGTGTCTACTCGACCCTCTTACCGCACGGTCCGATTGAAGTGTTGGGTCTGGTTTTTGAAAGAAACGGGAAACGAATCGCGTACTACACGGATTGCTCCGGGATACCGGATGAGGCACTGGAGTTGGCCCGTAGTGCTGAGGTGGTCGTATTGGATGGCCTCCGGTCGAATCCTCATCCCTCGCACATGACTATTGATCAGGCGGTCGAGGCTGCAGAGAGGATTGGTGGACATCAGACGTTTTTAACCCACATGACCTGTACTGTGGATCACGGACCTGTGGACGCAACCCTGCCGGAAGGGGTGCGCCTCGCATACGACGGATTGAGAATCGAGGTGTGA